Proteins from one Nitrobacteraceae bacterium AZCC 2146 genomic window:
- a CDS encoding acetylornithine deacetylase/succinyl-diaminopimelate desuccinylase-like protein (product_source=COG0624; cath_funfam=3.40.630.10; cog=COG0624; superfamily=53187) encodes EEAVKCEIGDLLALARERFGVRAEIVGYKATTGGATETALDTPIVQASLAASRAHGVARPGPFGFQGGCDLVHFRSIGAQGTVIGPGDLAVAHKPDEFVPVDEFVVSSLIYRDVAKAMLRNGG; translated from the coding sequence GAGGAGGCGGTCAAGTGCGAGATCGGCGACCTGCTCGCGCTCGCCCGTGAGCGCTTCGGCGTGCGCGCCGAGATCGTCGGCTACAAGGCGACGACCGGTGGCGCGACGGAGACGGCCCTTGACACCCCGATCGTGCAGGCAAGCCTCGCCGCGAGCCGCGCCCATGGTGTTGCCAGGCCGGGCCCTTTCGGTTTCCAGGGTGGTTGCGACCTCGTGCATTTTCGCAGCATCGGCGCGCAGGGAACGGTGATCGGCCCGGGCGATCTCGCCGTTGCCCACAAGCCCGATGAGTTCGTGCCGGTGGATGAGTTTGTCGTCTCCAGCCTGATTTATCGCGATGTGGCGAAGGCCATGCTGCGGAACGGAGGTTGA